From a single Cyclobacterium marinum DSM 745 genomic region:
- the lysA gene encoding diaminopimelate decarboxylase has protein sequence MEIKNQQYCIGGIPLLNIAEKYGSPVYVYDGEKILHQVESLKKAFADVKMKIKYATKALSNINILKLMKKAGTGVDAVSIEEVKLCLHVGFSPEEIMYTPNCVDFEEIKEAVAYGVMVNIDSIPMLEHFGTEYGNDVPICIRLNPHILAGGNAKISVGHIDSKFGISILQLKHVIKVVQAYDLNVVGLHVHTGSDILDAEVFLQGAEILFDAAREFKDLAFLDFGGGFKVAYKNGDITTDIQDVGKKVSAAFKKFCKEYGRELEIWFEPGKFLVSECGYLLTKANVVKPTPATTFVGVNSGLNHLLRPMMYDAYHSVVNISKLDGPERVYTIVGYICETDTIAADRKIKEVKEGDIIAIKNAGAYGYSMSSNYNSRFRPAEVLILNEKDYLIRKRESMEDILKNQISIDF, from the coding sequence ATGGAAATCAAAAACCAACAATATTGCATAGGGGGAATTCCCTTACTAAATATTGCCGAAAAATACGGTAGCCCTGTATATGTTTATGACGGGGAGAAAATCCTTCATCAGGTAGAATCTTTAAAAAAAGCTTTTGCTGATGTTAAGATGAAAATTAAATATGCTACCAAGGCGCTTTCTAATATCAACATTTTAAAGCTGATGAAGAAAGCAGGAACCGGGGTAGATGCCGTCTCCATAGAAGAGGTAAAGCTTTGCTTGCACGTAGGCTTTTCCCCGGAAGAGATCATGTATACACCCAATTGTGTTGATTTTGAGGAAATCAAGGAGGCTGTAGCTTATGGAGTTATGGTAAACATTGATAGCATTCCTATGCTTGAGCATTTTGGAACGGAATATGGTAACGATGTTCCCATTTGTATCCGTTTAAATCCTCATATTTTAGCCGGTGGAAATGCAAAAATCTCTGTGGGCCATATTGATAGTAAATTTGGTATCTCCATCTTACAATTAAAACATGTCATTAAGGTAGTTCAAGCCTATGATTTGAACGTAGTAGGTCTTCATGTCCATACCGGATCAGATATTCTTGATGCTGAAGTGTTCTTGCAAGGCGCAGAAATCCTATTTGATGCTGCCAGAGAATTTAAAGATTTGGCTTTTCTGGACTTTGGAGGAGGGTTTAAAGTTGCCTATAAAAATGGCGACATCACCACAGACATTCAGGATGTAGGAAAGAAAGTTTCTGCCGCATTTAAAAAATTCTGTAAAGAATATGGTAGGGAATTGGAAATATGGTTTGAACCGGGTAAGTTTTTGGTAAGCGAATGCGGCTATTTACTTACCAAAGCCAATGTCGTTAAACCTACTCCGGCCACCACCTTTGTAGGTGTGAACTCCGGACTCAATCATTTACTGAGACCAATGATGTACGATGCTTACCACAGTGTGGTAAACATATCCAAACTCGATGGCCCTGAAAGAGTCTACACCATAGTGGGTTATATCTGTGAAACAGACACTATAGCTGCAGATAGAAAAATTAAAGAAGTTAAAGAAGGAGACATTATCGCAATTAAAAATGCAGGAGCATATGGATATAGCATGTCTTCAAATTACAATTCAAGGTTTAGACCTGCTGAAGTATTGATCCTAAATGAGAAAGATTATTTGATTCGAAAGCGAGAAAGCATGGAGGATATACTAAAAAATCAAATTTCAATCGATTTTTAA
- a CDS encoding precorrin-2 dehydrogenase/sirohydrochlorin ferrochelatase family protein: MNELYPVFLKMHQLETLLVGGGNVGLEKLTFLLKSSPNAKVTVVSKAFLEEIVEIATNNANILLVKGAYSEEYLNEKHLVIAATDDKEVNKQVYRDAKKRYLLVNVADTPEFCDFYLGGIVTKGNIKIGISTNGKSPTTAKRLRQLFEEIIPDDINEMVENINKYRATLKGDFEEKVDALNKLTVGLMKKNNKDE; the protein is encoded by the coding sequence ATGAATGAATTGTATCCGGTTTTCTTAAAGATGCACCAATTAGAAACCTTATTGGTTGGCGGTGGAAATGTCGGATTAGAGAAATTAACTTTTCTGTTGAAATCAAGTCCGAATGCTAAGGTGACTGTTGTTTCCAAAGCCTTTTTGGAGGAAATTGTTGAAATTGCTACAAATAACGCCAACATATTATTGGTGAAAGGGGCTTACAGTGAAGAGTATCTCAATGAAAAGCATCTGGTTATTGCAGCAACTGATGACAAAGAGGTCAATAAGCAGGTTTATAGAGATGCTAAAAAGCGCTATTTGCTTGTTAATGTAGCAGATACTCCTGAGTTCTGTGACTTTTACCTTGGGGGGATCGTAACCAAAGGCAATATTAAAATTGGCATCAGTACCAACGGGAAAAGCCCAACTACTGCCAAAAGGTTGCGACAACTATTTGAAGAAATTATCCCAGATGATATCAATGAGATGGTTGAAAACATCAATAAGTATAGAGCGACCTTAAAAGGTGATTTTGAGGAAAAGGTTGATGCTTTAAATAAGCTAACTGTAGGCTTGATGAAGAAGAATAATAAAGACGAATAA
- the cobA gene encoding uroporphyrinogen-III C-methyltransferase, which yields MMNEIRPRVTLVGAGPGDPELITLKGILALNKADVVLYDALIDTSLLNHAPDKALRIYVGKRNGSKKNPQEETNRMCVYYAKKFGHVVRLKGGDPFVFGRGAEEMDYIQEFGIKVDVVPGISSTVAVPAAAGIPVTKRGVSESYWVITGTTSNGELSRDLLLASKSKATVVLLMGTRKLREIVRIYEEQGFTDKAIAIIERGTTREEKIVAGTIGNIEKKAHEDQVGAPAIIIIGDVVRESPKLKAIYEAVVFENKLN from the coding sequence ATGATGAATGAGATTAGACCAAGGGTTACCCTGGTAGGTGCCGGTCCCGGTGACCCGGAATTGATTACATTGAAAGGTATTTTGGCACTTAACAAGGCAGACGTGGTGTTGTACGATGCCTTGATAGATACTTCTTTGCTTAATCATGCACCAGATAAGGCCCTAAGGATCTATGTAGGCAAGCGAAATGGTAGCAAGAAAAACCCACAGGAAGAAACCAACCGGATGTGTGTTTACTATGCCAAAAAGTTTGGGCATGTGGTAAGGCTTAAAGGCGGAGACCCTTTTGTCTTTGGAAGAGGCGCGGAAGAAATGGACTATATCCAAGAATTTGGGATTAAGGTAGATGTTGTTCCCGGTATATCATCCACTGTTGCCGTTCCTGCAGCTGCGGGAATACCTGTAACTAAAAGGGGTGTTTCAGAGAGCTACTGGGTGATTACAGGTACCACATCGAATGGTGAATTGTCAAGAGATTTATTGCTGGCCAGTAAATCCAAGGCTACAGTTGTACTTTTAATGGGGACAAGGAAGCTGAGAGAGATTGTGCGTATTTATGAAGAGCAGGGCTTTACAGATAAGGCCATAGCTATCATAGAGCGTGGGACTACTCGTGAGGAAAAGATCGTGGCTGGGACCATCGGCAATATTGAAAAGAAAGCGCATGAAGATCAAGTAGGAGCACCTGCTATCATTATTATTGGTGATGTGGTTCGAGAAAGTCCGAAATTAAAAGCAATTTATGAGGCTGTTGTCTTTGAAAATAAACTGAATTAG
- a CDS encoding HEPN domain-containing protein → MQSFRTEIENPVVEKDILELEKKIALFKNGKIDDEKFRSLRLARGIYGQRQEGVQMIRIKLPYGRVTSSKLNRICDVSEKYSTGRLHITTRQDIQIHYVSIDSTPELWAELDKDDVTIREACGNTVRNVTASETAGIDPNEPFDVTPYADATFRYMLRNPISQEMGRKFKISFSSSDEDTALSYLHDLGFIAKVKQENGEEIRGFKVLLGGGLGSQPRHGDVVYEFLPTDQIIPFIEGVVRIFDRHGERAKRMKARMKFLITNLGVEEFLKLVEEEKLALPFQNYPIDVTEYEAERVLPNPEMPEFTVPTDENYKRWKLTNVLPQKQEGYFSIGVKVHLGDFYLKEARQLAALVKKYASDEIRFTLRQNLLIRDVKEELIPFFYQELEKLGMVDYGYNSVGDITACPGTDTCNLGIASSTGAAAVMEKVILDEYPEFLLNKDLTIKISGCMNACGQHNMASIGFQGMSMKVGKAVLPALQVLLGGATFGDGKGKFSDKVIKVPSKRGPEALRVLLNDFKSGAENNESYAAYYERKGQMYFYEMLKPLASTDNIIDSDFIDWGNDEAYVKAIGVGECAGVVIDLVSTLLLEAREKLAGAEDSLKEEKWSDGIYQTYTSMMNAAKAILTAEGAKTNSYAHIVNEFDKHFTESGKINLPESFSDLVYKIKENQPSQTFALAYYKIAEQVFDAINDFRAKEVHA, encoded by the coding sequence ATGCAAAGTTTCAGAACTGAAATAGAAAATCCGGTAGTAGAAAAAGATATTCTTGAACTGGAGAAAAAAATAGCCCTTTTTAAAAACGGGAAAATTGATGATGAAAAATTTAGAAGTCTTCGATTAGCTCGTGGAATATATGGGCAACGCCAGGAAGGCGTTCAAATGATACGTATTAAATTGCCTTATGGTAGAGTGACGTCTAGCAAGCTTAATAGGATCTGTGATGTGTCTGAAAAGTACTCCACAGGAAGGTTGCATATCACTACCAGACAGGATATCCAAATCCACTATGTCAGCATAGACAGTACGCCTGAACTTTGGGCAGAATTGGATAAGGATGATGTTACCATTAGAGAAGCATGTGGTAATACTGTAAGAAATGTGACAGCTTCCGAAACTGCAGGAATAGATCCCAATGAACCATTTGATGTAACGCCATATGCCGACGCTACATTCAGGTACATGCTTAGGAATCCCATTAGTCAGGAGATGGGGAGGAAATTCAAAATAAGTTTTTCTTCTTCTGATGAGGATACCGCACTTTCTTATTTACATGATCTTGGTTTTATTGCCAAAGTTAAACAGGAGAATGGGGAAGAGATCAGAGGATTTAAAGTGCTATTGGGTGGAGGATTAGGTTCTCAGCCCAGACACGGTGATGTGGTATATGAGTTCTTGCCTACCGATCAAATCATACCGTTTATTGAAGGGGTAGTTAGGATTTTTGACAGGCATGGAGAAAGAGCGAAGAGGATGAAAGCCAGGATGAAATTCCTTATCACCAATCTTGGTGTAGAGGAGTTTTTAAAATTGGTGGAAGAGGAAAAACTTGCCCTTCCTTTTCAAAATTATCCAATTGATGTCACAGAATATGAAGCTGAAAGGGTTTTACCTAACCCGGAGATGCCTGAATTTACTGTGCCGACGGATGAGAATTATAAACGTTGGAAACTGACCAATGTATTGCCTCAGAAGCAAGAAGGTTATTTTTCTATCGGCGTGAAGGTGCATCTTGGTGATTTTTATTTGAAAGAAGCCCGACAATTGGCAGCTTTGGTTAAGAAATATGCCAGTGATGAAATTAGGTTTACTCTTCGTCAGAATCTATTGATAAGAGACGTGAAAGAGGAGTTAATTCCTTTCTTTTACCAAGAATTGGAAAAGTTAGGAATGGTAGATTATGGATACAATTCTGTAGGAGATATTACTGCTTGTCCGGGTACAGATACCTGTAATTTAGGTATTGCCAGCAGTACCGGTGCTGCTGCAGTAATGGAGAAAGTGATCTTAGATGAATATCCGGAGTTTTTATTAAATAAAGACCTGACTATTAAAATCTCCGGATGTATGAATGCCTGTGGGCAGCACAATATGGCCTCAATAGGCTTCCAAGGAATGTCTATGAAAGTAGGGAAAGCAGTCTTGCCGGCATTACAGGTGTTGTTGGGTGGTGCCACCTTTGGAGATGGAAAAGGTAAGTTTTCAGATAAAGTAATCAAGGTGCCAAGTAAAAGAGGTCCTGAAGCTTTGCGCGTCTTGTTAAATGACTTCAAGTCAGGGGCGGAGAATAACGAGAGCTATGCTGCTTATTATGAGAGAAAAGGACAAATGTATTTCTATGAAATGTTGAAGCCTTTGGCCAGTACAGATAATATCATTGACAGTGACTTTATTGACTGGGGTAATGATGAAGCTTATGTCAAAGCTATCGGTGTAGGGGAATGTGCTGGTGTTGTGATTGATTTGGTATCCACCCTATTGTTGGAAGCGAGAGAGAAATTAGCAGGTGCTGAAGATAGTTTGAAAGAGGAAAAATGGTCAGACGGTATCTATCAGACGTATACCAGTATGATGAATGCAGCCAAAGCCATTCTTACTGCAGAGGGAGCCAAAACCAATAGCTATGCGCATATTGTAAACGAATTTGATAAGCATTTTACAGAAAGTGGTAAGATTAATCTACCGGAATCATTTTCTGACTTGGTTTACAAAATTAAAGAAAATCAACCATCACAAACCTTTGCTTTGGCTTACTATAAAATTGCAGAACAGGTATTTGATGCAATAAACGATTTCAGAGCTAAAGAAGTACATGCATGA
- a CDS encoding phosphoadenylyl-sulfate reductase → MIEASEIKELIQRIEKLSIEEAMGLLTDLFPNEVIFSTSFGQEDQVITQKIAKNKLPIEIFTLDTGRLFYETYDLWSKTIVKYGVSIKPFYPNTAAVEDLVSSNGINGFYQSVENRKSCCYVRKVEPLKRALQGNKVWITGLRAEQSPNRQTMQLLEWDEGNQILKYNPLLHWTMEDMLKYIKEESIPYNTLHDKGFVSIGCAPCTRAIMPGEDARAGRWWWEASQKECGLHEQGAIANNS, encoded by the coding sequence ATGATTGAAGCAAGTGAAATTAAAGAACTTATTCAAAGGATAGAAAAATTATCTATTGAAGAGGCTATGGGACTATTGACAGACCTATTCCCAAATGAGGTTATATTCTCCACATCCTTTGGTCAGGAAGATCAGGTGATAACTCAGAAAATAGCCAAAAATAAGCTTCCAATTGAAATTTTTACTTTGGATACCGGACGGTTGTTTTATGAGACCTATGACTTGTGGTCCAAAACGATTGTCAAATACGGAGTATCGATCAAGCCATTCTACCCCAATACAGCTGCTGTTGAGGATTTGGTTAGTAGTAATGGAATCAATGGTTTCTACCAGTCGGTAGAAAACAGGAAGTCATGTTGCTACGTAAGAAAGGTTGAGCCTTTGAAGCGTGCCTTACAAGGGAATAAGGTCTGGATTACCGGTCTAAGGGCAGAACAAAGCCCTAATCGCCAAACCATGCAGTTATTGGAATGGGATGAAGGAAATCAGATATTGAAGTACAATCCTTTGTTGCATTGGACCATGGAGGATATGTTGAAATATATCAAGGAAGAAAGCATTCCATACAATACCCTTCATGACAAAGGGTTTGTGAGTATTGGTTGTGCTCCATGTACCCGCGCGATAATGCCGGGAGAGGATGCCCGTGCCGGAAGATGGTGGTGGGAAGCTTCTCAGAAAGAATGTGGTCTGCATGAGCAGGGAGCCATTGCCAATAATTCCTAA
- a CDS encoding RrF2 family transcriptional regulator, with translation MLSKKTKYAFHALTYLGKHKDQGAVPIQEISTHHNISHKFLENILLELKKAGLLGSKKGKGGGYYLIKLPNEIPLSKVIRLLDGPIALLPCVSLNYYEPCEECASQEKCGLNMVMAEVRDETLKILEMKTLQDILERE, from the coding sequence ATGCTATCAAAAAAAACAAAATATGCTTTTCATGCTTTGACCTATTTGGGTAAACATAAGGATCAGGGAGCTGTTCCCATTCAAGAAATCTCTACCCACCACAATATATCCCATAAGTTTTTAGAAAACATTCTTTTAGAATTGAAGAAAGCAGGTTTGCTGGGCAGCAAGAAAGGCAAAGGAGGAGGATATTACCTGATAAAACTTCCCAATGAAATCCCTTTGTCAAAGGTAATACGACTGCTTGATGGTCCCATTGCTTTGTTGCCTTGTGTTAGCTTGAACTACTATGAACCCTGTGAAGAATGCGCCAGTCAGGAGAAATGTGGGCTAAATATGGTAATGGCAGAGGTGAGAGATGAAACTCTTAAAATATTAGAAATGAAAACCTTACAAGATATTTTGGAGCGGGAATAA